TTCGATCGCCCGCCCCCTATGGTTACTTCGTCCCCCCTGTCCCTTGCCATTCCCCTGGATGCCATTCGCTACAACGACCAAGGTTTAGTCCCCGCCATTGCCCAGGATTATCTGGATGGCACCGTGTTGATGTTGGCTTGGATGAACCGGGAATCCCTAGCCAAAACCCTGGAAACGGGCCAAGCCTGGTATTGGAGCCGATCGCGCCAGGAACTGTGGCACAAGGGGGCAACCTCTGGCCATTTCCAAGTGGTGCAGTCCCTGCGCTATGACTGCGACAGTGATGCCCTGCTGCTGTCCATTGAGCAGGTGGGGGACATTGCCTGCCACACCGGGGAGCGCAGTTGTTTCCACCAGGTTGAGGGGGGGATGGTGGCTCCGCCAGCGGATATGCTGTCCCAGGTGTTTGCGGTGGTGCGCGATCGCCGGGACCATCCCCAGGCCGGTTCCTACACCTGTAGCCTGTTTGCGGCTGGGGATAACAAGATTCTCAAAAAGATCGGGGAAGAAGCCGCTGAGGTGGTGATGGCCTGCAAGGATGATGTGGCGGAGGAGATTGCGGGGGAGGCGGCGGATCTGTTGTTCCATACCCTGGTGGCGATCGCCCACCATGGTGTGGATCTGCGGGATGTCTACCGTAAGCTCCAGGAACGCCGCCGTTAGGGGGTTGCCCCCAGCCAGGACCTCTAGCTTGTCAAATAGCGGCTATGGGTCTAGGTTGGCGATCGCCCGATCGATGTCAGCCTGGGACAACCCGGTGGCTTCTAGGGATTGGCGAATCTGGGCGATCGTGGCCGCTCGTCCCCGCGCCTCACCTGCCGCTAACCCTTCTTCCCGGCCCCGCGCCTCACCTGCCGCTAACCCGTCTTCCCAGCCCTTGGCGCGGCCTTCTTCCCAGCCTTCTTCCCGCGCCGTATCGACGACATTATTGAGGTCCCAGTAGTGTTTGAGACTTTCCCGGTAGGCCACCTGCTCCAGGGGGTCGAATTGGGCCACTTCGGCGGCGGTGAAGAGTTCGCTAAAGACTGATTCCNNNNNNNNNNNNNNNNNNNNNNNNNNNNNNNNNNNNNNNNNNNNNNNNNNNNNNNNNNNNNNNNNNNNNNNNNNNNNNNNNNNNNNNNNNNNNNNNNNNNGGTTTTTGAGTTTGACCACTTGGATCGCATCGGGATCCTCCCGATCTTCCTCGAAGACAAAATCCAGGATGCCCACGGTGTAAACGGGGTCTAGCTTAAAGTTCCACGCCCCTTTTTGGCCCTGTTCTTGGACGGGGAAACTGGCGTAGTAGACGCTGCGGTCTTTGAAGAAGTTTTGTTTAGCTTTCTGGAGTTCAACGATAAAGCGTTCCCCTTGGGGGCTGTGGCAGTAGAGGTCAAAAATGGCTTTGCGGTTGATCTCGGTGGTGCCCAGGTGTTCAGTGGGGGAGTAGGTGAGGTCTTGGATTTGGTGGTGGGGCGGCAGCAGGCTGTTGAGAAGGTCGATGAGAAGGGCTTTGTTGGGTTCGGTACCGAACAGTTTTTTGAAGCCGAAATCAGTGAGGGGGTTGAGGTAGCGATCGGGGATGCCGTTCATGGTGATAGAGGGGGTGAGGATTGCTGAGTTCTAAGGCTATGGGTCTAGGTTGGCGATCGCCCGATCGATGTCAGCCTGGGAAAATCCGGCGGCTTCCATCCCACGGATCAGGGCAGCGATGGTTTCGGCACGGCCTTCTTCCCTACCTTTGGCGCGGCCTTCTTCCCAGCCTTCTTCCCGCGCCGTATCGACGACATTATTGAGGTCCCAGTAGTGTTTGAGACTTTCCCGGTAGGCCACCTGCTCCAGGGGGTCGAATTGGGCCACTTCGGCGGCGGTGAAGAGTTCGCTAAAGACTGATTCCTGGAGGTTCTGGGGTTGATCTAGCAAATGGGACAGGGATTTGAGGAGGAACAGCCATTTATCGGTGTGGGTTTGGAGTTGGTCGAGGGATTTGGTGAACTTAGGTAGTTCGATGTAGATGAAGGTCAGTTTTTCGTAGAAGGTTTTGCAGTGTTGGTTTTTGAGTTTGACCACTTGGATCGCATCGGGATCCTCCCGATCTTCCTCGAAGACAAAATCCAGGATGCCCACGGTGTAAACGGGGTCTAGCTTAAAGTTCCACGCCCCTTTTTGGCCCTGTTCTTGGACGGGGAAACTGGCGTAGTAGACGCTGCGGTCTTTGAAGAAGTTTTGTTTAGCTTTCTGGAGTTCAACGATAAAGCGTTCCCCTTGGGGGCTGTGGCAGTAGAGGTCAAAAATGGCTTTGCGGTTGATTTCGGTGGTGCCCAGGTGTTCGGTGGGGGAGTAGGTGAGGTCTTGGATTTGGTGGTGGGGCGGCAGCAGGCTGTTGAGAAGGTCGATGAGAAGGGCTTTGTTGGGTTCGGTACCGAACAGTTTTTTGAAGCCGAAATCAGTGAGGGGGTTGAGGTAGCGATCGGGGATGCCGTTCATGGTGATAGAGGGGGTGAGGATTGCTGTAATGCTGGGATTTCAGGTTATGGGTCTAGGTTGGCGATCGCCCGATCGATGTCAGCCTGGGAAAATCCGGCGGCTTCCATCCCACGGATCAGGGCAGCGATGGTTTCGGCACGGCCTGCTTCCCGACCTTCTTCCCGGCCTTTGACGCGGCCTTCTTCCCAGCCTTCTTCCCAGCCTTCGTCCCGCGCCGTATCGACGACATTATTCAAATCCCAGTAGTGTTTGAGACTTTCCCGGTAGGCTACCTGCTCCAGGGGGTCGAATTGGGCCACTTCGGCGGCGGTGAAGAGTTCGCTAAAGACTGATTCCTGGAGGTTCTGGGGTTGATCCAGCAGATGGGACAGGGATTTGAGGAGGAACAGCCATTTATCGGTGTGGGTTTGGAGTTGGTCGAGGGATTTGGTGAATTTAGGTAGTTCGATGTAGATGAAGGTGAGTTTTTCATAGAAGGTTTTGCAGTGTTGGTTTTTGAGTTTGACCACTTGGATCGCATCGGGATCCTCCCGATCTTCCTCGAAGACAAAATCCAGGATGCCCACGGTGTAAACGGGGTCTAGCTTAAAGTTCCACGCCCCTTTTTGGCCCTGTTCTTGGACGGGGAAACTGGCGTAGTAGACGCTGCGGTCTTTGAAGAAGTTTTGTTTGGCTTTTTGCAGTTCGACGATAAAGCGCTCCCCTTGGGGGCTGTGGCAGTAGAGGTCAAAAATGGCTTTGCGGTTGATTTCGGTGGTGCCCAGGTGTTCGGTGGGGGAGTAGGTGAGGTCTTGGATTTGGTGGTGGGGCGGCAGCAGGCTGTTGAGAAGGTCGATGAGAAGGGCTTTGTTGGGTTCGGTGCCGAACAGTTTTTTGAAGCCGAAGTCGGTGAGGGGGTTGAGGTAGCGATCGGGGATGCCGTTCATGGTGAAACTGGGGGAAGGGGTGTTTTTTATTATGCAAGGGGGGTTAGGGGGTGGGTTTGCGGGCAGTGGCGATCTAGTGGCCGGGTGGGCCGTGGGGGATGGGTTATGCGGGGTTTTCAAAAAACGGTTTTTCAAAGAAAATTAAATGCTGCTGGGGCAAACTCTCATCGGTTTTGAGCCAGTGGAAACCTAAAAACTCCAGTTCTTTTTTAACCTGGACTTCACTCATTTTATGGAGACCTTTGATGGGGACAAAGGGATCCTCGGCCCGATATTCCGCCAAGACGACGCGGCCTCCTGGCTTGAGGGCGATGGCGATCGCCGCCATCATTTCCTGGGGGTAAGCAAATTCATGGTAGGCATCCACCAGCAACACCAGATCGACACTGGCGGCAGGTAACCGGGGATCCTGATCCGTCCCCAGGATCGATCGCACATTGTCGATACCCAACTCCTGTTGCAACGCCCCCAGTATCTCCAGCATTTCCGGCTGGACATCCACCGCCCACACTTGGCCCTGGGGCACCTGGGCCGCAAGGCGAAAGGTCAGGTAACCGGTGCCCGCCCCAATGTCCGCCACCTGATCCGTGGGCTGGAGACCTAACTGCTGCACCAAAACCTGGGGCTGCTCTTGCCAAAGACGGCTGGGGCGTTCGAGCCAGCCAGCCCCCCGGTGGCCCATCACCTGGGCAATTTCCCGCCCTTGGTAAAAGCGGCCAATGCCGTCGGGGTGGTGGATGGGGCGGGTCACATAGGCGGCGGGGTCACCGGGGGCGATGGGCACCTCAAGCCAGACCCAGGGCAGCACCACCAGGGCTAAAAAGAGGCCCAGGGCGATCGCCCAGCGGGAACTCCGTAGAATTGCCAATTTACGCAGGGGACTCCCATCAGGCACAGTAGGTAGGTTCATAGGGTCGGGCGATCGCTGAAAGGGTTTAGCCATGGGTTCTATACTCCTCCCAAATCTACAGCAACCCTAAATCAGTTGTAAGGATCTCGATGGCTGAAACCCTTGGTGTGGTGTGCCTCCTCCGAGGGCACACCACACGACCCATTTCGGACTGCTGTAGCTCCTGCCAAATCTAATTTTACTCAACCCCCCACCAACCCATTCTGGAACGGCTGGTTGACGGACAACAGGCAGCGTCACGACCCCATGGGTTAGGGCACCTCGATTAATTGGGTTGGGCGGTTTCGCCGCCCAACCCACCCCCTATGCTTGCGTTGGTACAGGGGCGATAATTTGGATTTTTCGAGGTGACCGTTAAAAGGTTTAGATTTGGCATTGGCTGAATACTCCTCATTGTTTCGATCCCGTTTCCTATGGCAGCAGCCCTAAATCAACTACCATGAGCCATCCCAAACCGATCATTATTGACTGTGATCCCGGCATTGATGATGCTGTGGCCCTATTTTTAGCCATGGCCTTGGATTCCCTGGATGTCAAAGCCATTATCACCGTCGCGGGCAATATGCCTTTGGCAGTGACTGAACGCAATGCCCGGTGTCTGGTGGAGTTAGCCCAGCGATCGCAGGTGAAGGTCTATGGGGGCTGTCCCCGTCCCCTGTTGCGATCGCCCCTGTTTGCCCGCCATGTCCATGGGGACAATGGTTTGGGGGGGCTGCTGCTGCCGGATCCCCAGGTGCCTCTCCAGCCGACCCATGGGGTGACGGCCCTGATTGAGATTTTGCGCCAATCCCCGGAGCCGGTGTCGTTGGCGACTTTGGGACCCCTGACGAACCTGGCGGTGGCCCTGGTGCAAGCCCCGGACATTGCCCCCGCGATCGCCGAGATTGTGATCATGGGGGGAGCGATGCGGGCGGGTAATGTCACGCCGTCGGCGGAGTTTAATTTCTATGCGGACCCCCACGCGGCCCAGATCGTGATGGATAGCGGTATCCCCCTGACCCTCATTGGCCTGGATGTGACCCATCAGGTGATTGCCACTCCGCCCCGCCTGGAACGCATTCGCCAACTCCAGAATCCGGTGGCCCAAGCGGTGGTGGAGATGGTGAGCCGCTATGGTTCGACGGATCAGCAGGTGCTGGGGTTAGTGGGACCGCCTCTCCATGATCCCTGTGTCATTGCCTATCTGGTGCAGCCGGATCTGTTTGAAACAAAACCGGGTTATGTGGCGATCGAAACCGCTAGTGATTTGAATCTGGGGCGCAGTGTGGTGGATTTCCAAGGACTGATGGGACACCTCCCCAACGCCACTGTTGCCCTCAGTATCGATTCGGTGGGCTTCTATGAGCTGCTCTTGGAAGCGCTGTCGTTATATTGAGTCGATCGTAGTGAGTCGATCGTGGTGTCGATCGTAGGTTGGGTTGAGCCTGCAACTAGTCTAGGCTCATTTCCACAACCTCACGGGGCGAAACCCAACGGAGCAAGTTGTAGATTGCCCATTTCCACAACCTCACGGGGCGCAACCCAACGGAGTAAGTTGTAGGTTGCTTGTTGGGTTTCGTTCCTCTTAGCCAATTTACGGGAAGTATTCATGGGCACAACCTCACGGGGTGAAACCCAATGGGGCACTTGTAGGTTGCTTGTTGGGTTTCGTTCCTCTACCCAACCTACGAGATTGGTTCAGGTATACTATATGGTCGCAAAAAAAATGAAGAGGGCAAGAGGGCAAGAAGGTTAAAGGGCAAGAGTCCTGGGCGCGGGGCAGGCCACACGAAAACCGAGCCTGTAGTCCCGCAAGACGCGCGAATGGAGGCTCCGATAGGCAGAACGGCAATTCCTCGGATCATCCTTCCAAGAGCCACCTTTTATTACTTTTTTAGTAGTACGATTGTTCTTGTCTAGCCAAGCACTGCCATCCTCTGGTGCCCCCTGATAATTCCTATGCCAGTCGTCCTGGCACCACTCCCAGACATTACCGTGCATATCCAATAGCCCCCAAGCATTCGCCCCCCTCAAAGACCCCACAGGGGTCGTTTGCTGCCGAAACTGCCCCCTTTGACCCAGACTATAGGTAGCGCCATTATAGTTGGCCACATCAGTGTTTAAGGTGTCGCCAAAGTGGAAGGGGGTGATCGTTCCCGCTCGGCAGGCATATTCCCACTGGGCCTCGCTGGAGAGACCATAGTCCCGTTGGAACCGTTGACGCAGGCGGGCACAGAATTCTACCGCATCTTTCCAGGACACCTGCTCTACCGGATGATTAGCGCCTTTGAACCGGGAAGGGTCGGGGTCCAGGTTTTGGGTCACCTGATCCCAGCGGGCCACAATGCGCCATTGGGCCTGGGTAATGGGGTAGCGGCCCAGGTAGAAGGAGGACACACTGACACGATGCTGGGAGTATTCATCGCCGTATGACCGTGCCTCGGTCCTAGGGGCACCCATCAGGAACTCACCACCGGGGATGGCGATCATTTCAAGTTCGGCAAGCTGTTCAGGATTATTTTCATGAATTAGGGTTTCAATAAAGCCGGTGGTGCTAGCCCCATAGCGTTCTCGATCGCTGCCGTCGGGGTTGAGGGTAACGACGGTGTAGTTGAACTGGGTGGGTTGGGTGCCGGGAAGGGGAGCAGGGAGGCGGTCTGTGGGGAGTGGTTCTTCAACGAGTTGGGCAACGGTATAATCTGTGGTCTCAAGGGGGAGTGCGTCATTCTCCCAAACACCCCAGATGACTTCTAAGGGTTCAAACGTAAGACTACTATCAGCGTCTGTTGCCACACCTGCTGGGGTTTGTGCCGTCAGCCGATCGGCGATCGTCTCAAAATCGCTCCCCAATCCCCGCAGAATCTTACCAGTAACCGTTGCAAAGGCTTGGAAAAACTCAGTTTCCGATGAATCTTGCCCGTTACTAGGGGTTTTCAGTAACGCGCGGAACTCCTGCACCGATTTCCCTAAGCCCTGGGCCACATACAACGAGACCCGGTTCAACACATCTTGGGTTTCTAGGAACGACCCCGATCGCAGCCGCTCCCGCACCGCCTCATCCACCAACTCATAGGCAATGCGTTCTGCATTCTCAAAATTAGGGGTATCCCGGCCACTGACCTTGAGCAAGCCGCTCATAAACACTTCCGCAAAGTGTACCGTGCGGGCCTGGGGCAACATGGCACGTCGAATCAGCCGGACAATGGGCAAGGTAATCACGGGGGCCGCCGTCAGCAGGGTTGCCAACTCGCGGGATAGGGGAGAAGCCCGCAGAATAAACGTATCAAGGCGATCGCCCACGGAGGGCCGCTGGGCTGAGGATGGAGCCGGAGCCAGGGTCGCCGGGGAGGCATCCCAGACTATCCCCAAGGTTCTCTGGCGGCGATCGCCCGACAGCACCCCAGCCCAACGCCCCAACGCCTGGGGATCGAGGGGCACCACTGGCATATAGGGGACATCGGGGACATCGGCCTGCCCCTGGGCTGCATCGAGGCGGGGCTGATCCCACACCGACAGCACTGTCGGCTTCAGGGTACTGTTGGGGGTATCGGCGGTCTTGGCTTGGAACTCCACGGTGATCGATCTGGCTAGGGCCGTGCGAGACCACAGCCGTTCTGGGAAAACCTGAAACACCACTGTCGGTAAGGTCTTTGCCCATACCCCCACTAAGGCCCGCATTTGGCCATTGTGCCAACCTGCCCCCACACAATCGCTGAGAATGACCACCAGACGGCGACGATCGCCCGTCAACAGCTCGCTGGGTTTGTGGCAGACTGTCCGGTTACGGGAGACGAAGCGAACGCCCTCCCCTTGCGGCTCCAAAAACCAGATGCGCACATCCCGAAATTGCCCATAGCGACAGAGAACACGGTGTAAATCGGCGGCGAACCGTTGCCATAGACACATGGAGGGGTGCTGATCAAAAACCAAGGCCACATCCCACCACAGCTCCTGCGCTGGCCGCAGCACCGGTTGCCAAATTCCCATCTCGGCCACACGATCCACCGTGGCCGCTTCATCTAAAATCCTCGGCTGTCCCACGTCGGCTTTCTTGGCCAGAACCCGCAGCGATCGGGCAATCTCCAAGGGATCCGCAATCCCAGAGGCATCGGGCACCGGAATAGGACGATAGTTCTCTGGGAGTACCAGAGTATTAACAGGTTCCGGCACCAGTTCTAGAGTATTAACAGGTTCCGGCACCAGTTCTAGAGTATTAACGGGTTCCGGCACCAGGTCTGCGGCGGGTGGGTCTGTATCAGGAGGAGGCAAAAACGGGGATGTATCATCATCTTCCGCCTCGATCGCAGGATCGGTTACAGAGCGTTGTGGATCATCATCTGGGGTCTCTGGGGTCTCTGGGGGTGGCGGGTCTACGGGCCTTGCCGGGATATCAATGATCTCAGATCGGGCGATCGTCGCGGCAAACCACATCACCTCCGCAATTTCAGTGCCAGTTAACCCCTGTTGACTGAGAACAGTGGTCAGTTTCTGTAAGGCTGGGCTAAGGGTTGGAGTCGCCACTAATCCTCCTCACTTAACCCCTTGAGCAGCAGATTCACCAGCTTCTCCCGTTCCTCTGGTGTCTCAGGTTTCACCTCACGAGTCAGCAAGTAGACCACATTCAAAAGCTGGTCTGTCGCCACATTGGCGTTCACTGACGCTCCCCGTTCCATAAAAGCCTCCACTAACTTCGCTGCATCCGCTTTCAAGCGGGGCCATCGCTCTTCATCGGAACCCCGTTTCAGGTGAGATTCCACAATATGGGTTAAGGCATCTTTGTTTTGGCTTGGATCGGGCATTCGTAGCCGTAAACAGCGACGCAGGAACGCTGGCGGAAAGTCCCGCTCGCCGTTGCTGGTCATAATCACCAATGGGAACTGATAGCAGGTCACACTGCCCCCCGCTATCTCCACCCGCCCATCCTGATCCGCAGTCCGCACCTGCACCCGTTGGAATTCAGACTCATCTTTGCAGCGCACCAGCTCTGGGATTTCGTAGCTGCCTTCCTCAAATAGGTTTAAGAGGTCGTTGGGTAGGTTAATGTCGCACTTATCGATCTCATCCACCAACAACACCCTCGGCAGGGACCAGGGTAGAAAGGCCGTGCCCAGGGGACCAATGCGAAAATAATCCCCCATCGATCGTTCTCGCTGAAGCGATCGTTCTCGCCGAAGCTGGGCATCTTGGAGACGGGCCACGGCATCGTAGCGGTACAGGGCATCGGTCACCGTAGAGCGGGCATTGACGGGCCAAGATAGGACAATGCCCAATTGCAATTCATGGGCGATCGCATAGGCTAAGGAGGTTTTCCCGGAACCGGGTTTACCCGTCACTAACAACGGTCGCCGCAAATGCAGGGCTGCGTTGACGGCATGGGTCACCTCTTGATAGGCAGCGTTAATCTTGAAACGAGTGCCCCGTTCCTTTCCCCGTCGGTCCTGCTTGCTTAGTGCTTTAACCTGTTCCCAGCGTGTTTGGGCTTCCTCCGCAATTTTGGCAAAGTCTGCCTTGCCCATAAATTGCCGCCAGCCGGGAGCCTCCGGCAGGGTTTCGGCGGTCAAGGGCTGGGAGTCACCATTCCCTAAGAATTTCTGCCAACTAGAGCGATCGGGGTCTGTCATGGGGGGTTCCTCGTCAGTTTAAGTAGGCTGGGTAAAATAAACAGGTTTAGAAGTGGCTGAAACCCCTGCTCTGTCATCATCTCTACTTCGGATTCATTATCCTGATCTACTTCATCAAGGCCAAGACAAATACTCTGACTGGGGCGCAGGGGGGGTATAGCGGAGATCTTCGTACAAGACTCCCAAACAACCAACTGCTGCACCAGCATCAAGCTGGTCTTCGCGGACTATAGGGATGTTGTCTAAGAATGTAAAGCGGTTCTCCTGGACTAAGTCTGAGAAGTATGTCTCAACAGCGCAAGGATCTAGTTGACTCTCACTCATCCACAGTGCCAAGGGAATCCCTGCTTTAACCAGGTCTTGCCAGTATTGTAGATATTCTGTCCCTGGCCTGAGCCATTTCCCATAACACCGCACCCCAGAATACCTCTTCCATTTGACCTTTTCAGACTGGGCATCGAGATCACTACTATATAACCATTGCAGATCTTCTAAGGAGGAGATGCCGTTTGGGCCGGGTGAGTCGGGACAACATTTCTGGAAGCGTTTCGACCACCCCGATTTGAGAGAATTGTAGAAGATAGGGGCATAAGTATCATTATGCTTGAAGCGATCTGAACAGCCTAAAACTAGCGCGTGATCCTGGAGAATGGAGGATTGCACCCCACACCAATCGGTTAGGGGATTTCCCAGTAACTCTACCGGTACAAATAGAGAGATCGTCAGTTCCCACGGCCTCAATGGATCAGGAAAAGGCTTGGGTAAAGTGCCAAAAGCCAAGCCGATTAGCCTTGTTAGAAATTCAGGAAAGTCATCCTTAGACACCTTAAAGTCATCAGACACCTTAAAGTCATCTTTTTTCTCATCACAGTCATCTTGTTTCATTAAATGTAAAGACTCGGTACAAATAAACTCCTGTTCCTTTGGATCGCGGTAGAAAATTTGGGCAGAGACCTTAAAGGTAGGGGGGGTTAGGTTTTGCGAAAATACAGCTAATACTAGATATGCCCTACCAGGATCTTCTTGGCATAAGATGGGGCTTGATTCTCTGACTATATCCTTACTAGATTGTCTGACTATATCCTTACTAGAAGGAGATATGTTTTCGTTAATAACCTGATCTGGCAAAAGTTGAAGTTCTTGAATTCTCTGACATACACGTCCGATTTTTTGAACTAAGTTCTCTCTTTCAGCCTCTGACCGAACCTCTTCAGGCCCACTGACAGTGAGCAGTTTAGCAGTCACAGCATCGAGTTGATCTTTTAAGCCCTGAAGTTGTGTTTGTAGGGAATCCAAGAGATACAGATCAGCCTCGCTGGTCATAGCCCGCCTCCTCCAGTTGCCGATCGACTTTGGTAATTTTCTTGGCTATCAAATTACGTTCTTCGTTTAGTCGCATTTCCTGAGCGCCACTGGCTGCCAACAGTTCATCCGTTGTTGCCTCTAGTTGTTGCTGCAAACCTTTCCGTTGCTTCAACAAAGAATTGATTAAGTCGGTATTCATTTCGGCATTGATCACAGCAGGTGGATTAGAAGAAGCACCCATAGACGGCGAGTCTTTTGCTGGAGTGCAGAACGGAACAATCTCCTGTTCAATTTTCTCCATCTCCTGCTCAAATTGGGCAAGCCGCCGCTCTAATCGGCTTCGGTTCACAGGATCAAGTTCAGTCTCTAGTTGTCTTTGAACTGCTATATACTCCTCTTCCGATCGTTTCAGTTCCCCTTGTAGACGATCGAGCTTGAGTTGCTGAACTCGACTGAGGGAAGGAGCAGGATGATGAGATGGCATAGGCTGTGCAGACGGAATAGAAATAGAAAGCTGATTCGGTTTTCCACAAGGCTGAAGTAAAATCTGCGATCGGCTGTGAGACTCTACTTGATGACGGAACACTTGGCCAATCTCATGATGTTCAATGAGCCAGCCGATCGCCAGAACCTCCAGCACCTCTCCTCGAAATTCCTCAAACCCTTGGGTCACGATGCCCGCTAGCAAGCCATTTTCCGTAAATACTGGAGAACCAGAAAATCCCTTCCATGCCTGCATTCCACTGTTGGGAATCTCGTCCTCGATCTTAAACTTAGCTAGGGCTGGCTCTTTCACAGAACCAAAGGGAGTAAGCTGTCCTTTAAGCGAATAATCCCGATAGCGTCCTTCTGTTTGAGCAAAGGCGGGAAATCCACAGGCTTGGCAAACAATAGTCTGGCTCGGCTCTAATCGCGCAATGGGAGGGATCGTGATCCCTTGGCCAATCAAGCGCTGTTCATTCTCGCTAAAAAAGACTAAAGCAATATCAAGCGTCTCGTTAAACCAGATGCGGCTAGAGTGCAGCCAACGATCGGGATCTGCCTGAAAATCACCTAATAACCGGAAACTT
This region of Prochlorothrix hollandica PCC 9006 = CALU 1027 genomic DNA includes:
- a CDS encoding VMAP-C domain-containing protein, which codes for MTSEADLYLLDSLQTQLQGLKDQLDAVTAKLLTVSGPEEVRSEAERENLVQKIGRVCQRIQELQLLPDQVINENISPSSKDIVRQSSKDIVRESSPILCQEDPGRAYLVLAVFSQNLTPPTFKVSAQIFYRDPKEQEFICTESLHLMKQDDCDEKKDDFKVSDDFKVSKDDFPEFLTRLIGLAFGTLPKPFPDPLRPWELTISLFVPVELLGNPLTDWCGVQSSILQDHALVLGCSDRFKHNDTYAPIFYNSLKSGWSKRFQKCCPDSPGPNGISSLEDLQWLYSSDLDAQSEKVKWKRYSGVRCYGKWLRPGTEYLQYWQDLVKAGIPLALWMSESQLDPCAVETYFSDLVQENRFTFLDNIPIVREDQLDAGAAVGCLGVLYEDLRYTPPAPQSEYLSWP
- a CDS encoding trypsin-like peptidase domain-containing protein; protein product: MALVQTQVAEIWVEATESRGTGYLLCSGCLLTAHHVIKDCPDTGVSFRLLGDFQADPDRWLHSSRIWFNETLDIALVFFSENEQRLIGQGITIPPIARLEPSQTIVCQACGFPAFAQTEGRYRDYSLKGQLTPFGSVKEPALAKFKIEDEIPNSGMQAWKGFSGSPVFTENGLLAGIVTQGFEEFRGEVLEVLAIGWLIEHHEIGQVFRHQVESHSRSQILLQPCGKPNQLSISIPSAQPMPSHHPAPSLSRVQQLKLDRLQGELKRSEEEYIAVQRQLETELDPVNRSRLERRLAQFEQEMEKIEQEIVPFCTPAKDSPSMGASSNPPAVINAEMNTDLINSLLKQRKGLQQQLEATTDELLAASGAQEMRLNEERNLIAKKITKVDRQLEEAGYDQRG